One region of Mugil cephalus isolate CIBA_MC_2020 chromosome 17, CIBA_Mcephalus_1.1, whole genome shotgun sequence genomic DNA includes:
- the LOC125023174 gene encoding protein LBH-like — protein sequence MTEVMNSLEPGTEDFSGGGAGGEQDTIFPDAHERYPKLSKRLPSIVVEPTDGAEVESGELRWPPDEPSSPDAQTERQSAGEQTADEEQTNVGEDEETSGVEMQDSN from the exons ATGACTGAGGTGATGAACTCTCTCGAGCCCGGGACGGAGGACTTCAGCGGGGGAGGAGCGGGAGGCGAACAGGACACA ATCTTCCCAGATGCCCATGAAAGGTATCCAAAGCTATCGAAGAGGCTCCCCTCCATCGTGGTGGAGCCGACGGACGGTGCGGAGGTGGAGAGCGGCGAGCTTCGCTGGCCGCCGGACGAGCCGAGCTCTCCGGACGCCCAGACCGAGAGGCAGAGTGCAGGCGAGCAAACTGCAG acgAGGAGCAGACGAACGTCGGAGAGGACGAAGAGACTTCAGGGGTGGAGATGCAGGACTCCAACTAA